Part of the Sylvia atricapilla isolate bSylAtr1 chromosome 1, bSylAtr1.pri, whole genome shotgun sequence genome, ATtaatttcccagagaagctgtggctgcccctggatccatGGAAGTGCCCCAGCTAaggctggagcaacctgggacagtggaaggttttccttgcccttggcagggggtgggattggaccatcctcacagccccttcccacccaaaccctcCCTGGATCCCGTGACATGAGGCCACCAAGAGGCCCTCCAAGCCCAGCCCagatggagctgctcctccatcccagccctcagccaggCCCTGAGCCCCAGCCTCACTGTCATCATGTAGTCCTGCAGCAGCTCGGTGGCCGTGGTGCTGAGCTCGCTCTCGCTGGCCGTGGTGACGTGTGGGGACGGGAAGGAGGACGGGGACGTGTCCCCTGCTTCCAGCGTGTCTGCAAAGGAACTGCCCCCGGCCACGGtgagccccacacagctcctgggcaaGGCGCTGCTGGGATTTCTGGGTGCCTcgtgcagggccagcagtgggCCTCTGATCCTTGGGGTGCCTCCCAACCCAGGATATTCCCTGATTCTAAAAGCCCCCAGCTCCTGAGGGCACCCCAAGACCCCCAGGGAACCAAACGCTGCTTTGGTGACTGACAATGAAGCCCTGCGTGGGAAATGATCCCTCTGGCTGCTTCCTCCTTGGGAACACCACAGGGAAAAATCCCCACACTCTGTACTTTGGGCTTAAATGTGCAGCTTTCAGTAAGGTTCCTAATCCCCCCATGTGAAACGTTCCCAGAGTATCCCTCTACCTTGGCTATTCCAAAAGCACCCCTCCATGTTAACCAGCAGTTTGTGTGTTAGGATTTCATCCCACAAACATTGTCCATGGCTCCAGTGACGCAGGAGGGAAAACCTTCCCAAATAACAAATTCTTGGAGAAAACctttctcccagctccagctgctgaccCTGCACCGTGctgacacagggacagcaagTGGCTCTGACTGCCTGGAATGCTGAGAACAATCCAGGCCTGGACAGGATCTGTGCCAACCCCCCCGAGCTCCCCGATGTGCTGACGGCAGCAGATCCGGGATAATCCCGGCTCCAGGGGACACGGATCACTCACAAAGTGCTGGCATCCGCCTCGAAGGGCTCCTTCACGTCCACTTTGGTGGAAGAGTCATCTGGAGGGAGAGGATTTGGGAGACAGAATGTGAGAGGCATGAACTCGGTGTCTCCCCAAGCCAGGAGAGACACAAAGGGATTACTGGAAGGGAGGAGGTCAGGAATGAGTGACTGGGTAAGAGCAAACAGCCTCAGggtgtgccaggggaggtttagctTGGATCTCGGGGAGATTCCTTCAGGGAAAGGGCAGTCAGGTTTggaacagggtgcccagggaggagtgcagcccccagccctgcagatgtGGGAAAGGGCAGTCAGGTTTGgaacaggatgcccagggaggagtgcagcccccagccctgcagatgtGGGAAAGGGCAGTCAGGTTTGgaacaggatgcccagggaggagtgcagcccccagccctgcagatgtGGGAAAGGGCAGTCAGGTTTggaacagggtgcccagggaggagtgcagcccccagccctgcagatcTGGGAAAGGGCAGTCAATCATTGgaacaggatgcccagggagGAGTGCAGCCCCCAGTCCTGTGGATCTGGGAAAGGGCAGTCAGGTTTggaacagggtgcccagggaggagtgcagcccccagccccgcggcTGTGGCGCCTGGGGACAGGGTCAGCAGTGACCTCGGTGGTGCAGGGGTCTGGGTGGGCTGGGGGGTGTGTGAGGCCGTTGCAGGCTCAGCCATGGtgcctgtggctgtgtgtgggcccgggaggggcaggggcagccccagggcagccccagggcagcaggacacaCGCACCACTGTGCAGGGACAGGTGCCGCGTCGGCGTCGAGGCGCCGTCGAAGATGGCACGGTCCAGGAAGTCGATGGTGGACTCGGTGTAAACGATCTGGAAGACttggctgagcagggagcacagctcctcagcacccacctgggaacagcagggagCTGCGGCAGAGCCCACAGAGGGAGAGGCACTCTCCCTTCAGCTCCGTGGGGCGCTGGTCCCCCATGAGGACAGGGAACGCACAGACCCCGGGTCCATCCCCCTCCCACCATCTCCACCCTCTTCCTCCTGGCAGCGGGAGCTGGGATGCTCCAGCATCAACCCAGGAGCCCCCACATTCTGTGCTGAGGCTCCTCCATGCAGCTCCCTGGGATTTTGGCTCATCCCAGAGGGGTCCAGGTGCCCCAGGGAAGGTCAGAGCTGGGAATGAGGGGAGGGAAATTCCACCCTCAGTGGAGATCAGAGAGGCTGAGACTGGAATCCCTGGATCCAGACACTGGATGAAACAAATTCCCAGGtcagcacagggaaaacacCCTGATCAGCAAAACCCTGTGGTGGGATTGTCCACATGaatcctgtgctgctgaaggcagctctgggtgAAGAGAAACACCTCCTGGAAACCCTCTTGTGTCCCAAGGTTGGGACAAGGATCAGGATTCCTTCTCCAGGTGCTCCAGCAATGCCCAACCACACCTGGCATCCCTAAATCTGTGTCCCACGAGGCGTGAGAACATGGAAGGATCCAGACACACCACAGGATTTGGCCCCTGTGGAGTTTGTGGCTCCACCATCACCGTGACCCGAGAGCCAGAAAGCTCCCGGCAATCCCAGTGACTGTGAGGCCAGGCTGAGGCATTCCCAGGCTTTCCGTGGCGCTGTACCTTGCTCTCTGTGGCCAGCAccaccaggcagcagcactccagGGGCCCCCCTGCGCTCTCTGACAGCGAGCCCGACGTCAGCGCCTTGGAGCCCTCGGCACACAGGCTCTGGCTCGGTGAGATCCCGGGATCCTGAGCTGAGGGGAGAGCACAGGTgaggggaaggcagggcagggagggcacgGGGAAGAGTCCTGCAGGTGAGGAAGAGCCCTGAAGCAGGAGAATGGGATGAAAAGCCTCCGGTTTGGAGCTGGTTTTGACAGTTGTCCAGCTGTTTTCACAGTTTCCATCACCGGATTTCCATCTCCTGAGGcatttattcctttattccaCAGCCTGTCCACGGAGTTTGCAATCAGGTAAATCCCTGGctcagccctccccagctccctgttCCCAAACCGTGCAGGTGTGACATGCACAGGATAGGGAATGAGGTGTCATGGAAGCCTCATGGAACGCTGTGGGTTGGAGAGACCTTGAAACCCACCCAGCCCCACCTCCTGCCgcgggcagggacaccttccactgtcccaggtggctctgtgcccagccccacCCGGCCCTCAGGGGGACAATCCCAACTCCACGGCCACAACTCACCTGTCTTGAGCACCACCAGGTGTGCGGAGTCATCGCGGATGTAGGACACGGAGGCGATGTCGTGGATGGGCACCCTGAGGATCAGGTCCTCCCCGTCCCTCCACACCAGTTTGATGTTGTAGGCAGAGAGGCTGATGACGGCGTCGTGCTCTGCAGTCAGCTGCCCCGGGAGCTGGTGGGCTCTCTGCAACAGCGGGATCCACACGGGTTTAGTCATGGAATGGTTGGAGTTGGAAAGAGCTTAAGGGCTatccagctccctgccatgaacagggacaccttccactagcccaggctgctccccatccaacccggcctggaacgcttccagggatggggacacagcttttctgggaaatcCGTTTTAGGCCCACACCACCCTCCCAGGGGTGTTTCCCTTTGGGAACAGCTTTCCCTCCcacccacagagcagcagctggccgaggccccagccctgaggcagctccaggagcctggaTTTTTgccctctgggagcagctgagcgCTCACCTTGGCGTTGTCTATCAAGTGCAGGATCTCCGTGCGGCTGGAGGGGTTCAGGTACCCCGGGATGGACGTGAGCTGCCCTAAATACTGGGAGAGAAGAGCCAAACCATTACCAGAGCATGGACACCGTCCTGGATGTGGCAGAATGAGTCACGGACACGCTCCAAGGAAAACCGGACATGGGTGAGAGGTGGGAATGCTCCCCTGGAGAAACAGAAGCTCCACAGAAAGCTCAGAGCCCCTCCCAGTGCCCGAGGGGTTGGGGAtagctggagaggaactttgGACGAGGGGGAAATGGGTTCCCGAGGGGGAAATGGGTTCCCGCTGGGATATTAGCTGGGTCATTAGGAAGGAATCCCCCGGGGGTACCTTGACCTCCTTCTCGATGTAGTCGTGGAGCAGCAGGTCGGGCTCCACGCGGTCGGGCAGCGCCACCACCACGGTGTGCAGCGGCCGCCGCTCCGTCACCTTCTCCTGAGCCTTCTTATCCCGGCCCTTCTCCCCCTTCAGGAACACTCGCTTGAACGGGGACACGATCCCAGGCTGGGGAGAGCAACGGGAGCACcaggatcaggatcaggatTGGCACTgggggctctggcagcccccTCTGCCCTGTGACCCTCAATCCCATCCCGCTGCCCCGCGG contains:
- the CCM2 gene encoding cerebral cavernous malformations 2 protein isoform X2; amino-acid sequence: MEDEPGIVSPFKRVFLKGEKGRDKKAQEKVTERRPLHTVVVALPDRVEPDLLLHDYIEKEVKYLGQLTSIPGYLNPSSRTEILHLIDNAKRAHQLPGQLTAEHDAVISLSAYNIKLVWRDGEDLILRVPIHDIASVSYIRDDSAHLVVLKTAQDPGISPSQSLCAEGSKALTSGSLSESAGGPLECCCLVVLATESKVGAEELCSLLSQVFQIVYTESTIDFLDRAIFDGASTPTRHLSLHSDDSSTKVDVKEPFEADASTFSFADTLEAGDTSPSSFPSPHVTTASESELSTTATELLQDYMMTLRTKLSSQEIQQFAMLLHEYRNGASIHEFCINLKQLYGDSRKFLLLGLRPFIPEKDSQHFENFLETIGVKDGRGIITDSFGRYRRSLGAASASNGTGAAGSSDEQSVPSEEDEWDRMISHISSDIEALGCSLDRDSS
- the CCM2 gene encoding cerebral cavernous malformations 2 protein isoform X1 is translated as MEEEGKKGKKPGIVSPFKRVFLKGEKGRDKKAQEKVTERRPLHTVVVALPDRVEPDLLLHDYIEKEVKYLGQLTSIPGYLNPSSRTEILHLIDNAKRAHQLPGQLTAEHDAVISLSAYNIKLVWRDGEDLILRVPIHDIASVSYIRDDSAHLVVLKTAQDPGISPSQSLCAEGSKALTSGSLSESAGGPLECCCLVVLATESKVGAEELCSLLSQVFQIVYTESTIDFLDRAIFDGASTPTRHLSLHSDDSSTKVDVKEPFEADASTFSFADTLEAGDTSPSSFPSPHVTTASESELSTTATELLQDYMMTLRTKLSSQEIQQFAMLLHEYRNGASIHEFCINLKQLYGDSRKFLLLGLRPFIPEKDSQHFENFLETIGVKDGRGIITDSFGRYRRSLGAASASNGTGAAGSSDEQSVPSEEDEWDRMISHISSDIEALGCSLDRDSS
- the CCM2 gene encoding cerebral cavernous malformations 2 protein isoform X3, producing MEEEGKKGKKYLGQLTSIPGYLNPSSRTEILHLIDNAKRAHQLPGQLTAEHDAVISLSAYNIKLVWRDGEDLILRVPIHDIASVSYIRDDSAHLVVLKTAQDPGISPSQSLCAEGSKALTSGSLSESAGGPLECCCLVVLATESKVGAEELCSLLSQVFQIVYTESTIDFLDRAIFDGASTPTRHLSLHSDDSSTKVDVKEPFEADASTFSFADTLEAGDTSPSSFPSPHVTTASESELSTTATELLQDYMMTLRTKLSSQEIQQFAMLLHEYRNGASIHEFCINLKQLYGDSRKFLLLGLRPFIPEKDSQHFENFLETIGVKDGRGIITDSFGRYRRSLGAASASNGTGAAGSSDEQSVPSEEDEWDRMISHISSDIEALGCSLDRDSS